One Nilaparvata lugens isolate BPH unplaced genomic scaffold, ASM1435652v1 scaffold5149, whole genome shotgun sequence DNA window includes the following coding sequences:
- the LOC120355896 gene encoding uncharacterized protein LOC120355896 has product MTEKDYVVVLAGSNDMHLHEPSQLTLQQGLDALFSLPNRTNVILHSIPYRYDNPDLNNDIYFANLQIKNILGKYNGNLNITFIETVSLYDTPAVRSGAAIKDDSITEFRGFSPCRRGLQGSSVVREGSACDNGEQSFVVVGAADNDNIAQSNVTAQNLLELNTVFSSVQDKPIFNFHEVSPTEILNVVRSLKSSASVDIYGFSSNVLKKIIEHILSPLTYCINRCLRDGVFPEALKVSRVVPVYKKGSKVDPGSYRPISLVPCFSKVIETIIHRQLYRYLIRHNIISNVQYGFVKGRSTTGAMDALIKGILKSFENKEFAQATFCDLSRAFDTVNHSLLLNKLSFYGVCGVDLSLFGAYLVG; this is encoded by the exons ATGACTGAGAAAGACTATGTGGTTGTTTTGGCGGGAAGCAACGACATGCATTTACACGAGCCCAGTCAGCTGACTTTACAGCAAGGTCTCGATGCATTGTTTTCTCTACCTAATCGGACGAATGTGATTTTACACTCGATTCCTTACCGATATGACAACCCTGACCTCAATAACGACATATATTTTGCCAATctgcaaataaaaaatattttggggAAATATAATGGAAACCTCAACATCACTTTCATAGAAACGGTATCTCTGTACGACACTCCTGCCGTTCGTTCAGGGGCAGCCATCAAGGACGACTCCATCACAGAGTTTCGGGGCTTCTCACCCTGTCGCCGTGGGTTACAAGGATCATCGGTTGTTCGAGAAGGATCTGCTTGTGACAACGGTGAACAATCTTTTGTGGTAGTTGGTGCAGCCGATAAT GATAATATTGCTCAATCAAATGTAACAGCTCAGAACTTGTTGGAGCTGAATACTGTTTTCTCCTCTGTTCAGGATAAGCCTATTTTCAACTTCCATGAGGTCTCTCCTACTGAAATTCTCAATGTGGTTCGCAGCCTTAAATCTTCGGCAAGTGTTGACATTTATGGTTTCTCAAGTAATGtcttaaagaaaattattgagcACATCTTGAGCCCTTTGACTTATTGCATAAATAGATGTCTTAGAGATGGTGTTTTTCCAGAAGCTCTTAAAGTCTCTAGAGTTGTACCTGTATATAAAAAGGGGTCAAAAGTTGATCCAGGTAGCTATCGTCCCATCTCTTTAGTACCTTGTTTTTCCAAAGTCATTGAGACCATAATACATAGGCAACTATATAGATACCTAATAAGACACAATATTATAAGTAATGTTCAGTACGGTTTTGTTAAAGGTAGGTCTACTACAGGAGCAATGGATGCCCTTATCAAGGGTAttctaaaatcatttgaaaataaagaatttgcTCAAGCAACCTTCTGTGACCTGAGCCGAGCGTTCGATACTGTGAACCATTCTCTACTGCTTAATAAATTGAGTTTCTATGGAGTATGTGGAGTAGATCTCAGTCTATTTGGAGCCTATCTTGTAGGAC